A region of Microtus ochrogaster isolate Prairie Vole_2 linkage group LG1, MicOch1.0, whole genome shotgun sequence DNA encodes the following proteins:
- the Commd8 gene encoding COMM domain-containing protein 8 codes for MEAEEGTPLWRLQKLPPERGAPLLHKIIDGMCGRAYPAHQDYHSVWESAEWKQVLEDVTTFFKAVVGKNFSDEETLQQLSQLNSCHQEAVMKCLKSRKSEIKQVLLGEIVGISCAQLQDFDWQLKLALSSDKIATLQMPFLTLHLDVKENDEVKPYSIEMSKEELQNLISSLEAANKVVLQLK; via the exons ATGGAGGCGGAAGAGGGGACGCCGCTGTGGCGGCTGCAGAAGCTGCCTCCGGAGCGGGGCGCCCCG CTTCTTCACAAAATCATTGATGGCATGTGTGGCCGAGCCTATCCCGCCCACCAGGATTATCACAGTGTTTGGGAGTCTGCCGAATGGAAGCAAGTTCTGGAAGATGTTACCACATTTTTCAAAGCTGTAGTTGGCAAAAACTTTTCAGATGAAGAG aCACTCCAGCAGTTGAGCCAACTGAATTCATGTCATCAGGAAGCTGTTATGAAATGCTTGAAGAGTAGGAAAAGCGAGATCAAGCAGGTCCTGTTAGGAGAAATAGTTGGTATTTCTTGTGCGCAGCTACAGGATTTTGATTGGCAGTTAAAG CTCGCGCTTTCTAGTGACAAGATCGCCACTTTACAGATGCCATTTTTAACCCTTCATCTGGATGTGAAGGAGAATGACGAAGTGAAACCATACTCCATTGAAATGAGTAAAGAGGAGCTACAGAATCTAATCAGTTCCTTGGAGGCAGCTAATAAG GTGGTCCTGCAGTTAAAATAA